The genomic DNA CTGCGCAACTCGTTGCAGGTGATCGCTTCATATGTGGAACTATTGTCTGACGGCTCAGACTCGGAGATTGCTACAGGAATATCTTCCGCCCTTGAAAAAATCCAGCACACCCTTGAGAACTCCCGAGAGCTTGCTCAGTCCGGATTGGTCATCGGCGTCAAGAAGTTTGTGGACATTGAAGCGATCATCCGTTCTGTTGGCGAATACTGTATCCCTCCTGAGGTCTCATTCACGGTGGAGAGCATTCCACTGGTGAATTGCGATCAGATGAAAGTTTCTCAAGCAATAGAAAATATTCTTATGAATGCCATAGAACATGGGAATGCGACACGTATCCGTGTATCCAGCGAATCTACTGATGACGGGATAATTATCATAATATCTAATAATGGAACACGAATTGATCCAAAGCAGATTGACGACATTCTCTCAGGTACCTACTCATCCAAGGGCGGCACTGGTGGTCGGGGAATTACGATCACACAGCGGATCATAAAGGCGCATGGTTGGAGATTAGTCGTTGACACCGACCCTGAAACCGCCTTTAAGATCATCATTCCGCAGACGGAGACCGTCACCTGAAACTGAAATTGTTCCAAACAAAATTGCCAAAGCCTCTACAAAATAAAACAAATTTGAGTTGAACCACTGATGTTCGTGAGGACCGAGCGCAAGGAATTGACCAGTGTTGGTGTTGATATTGGCACCGCGACGTTTCATATCATTTTCAGCAAGCTTCTCCTTGAGAAGAGTCCGACAAAGAGGACCGAGAAGTTTGAGATCACAAAGCGGGAGGTCGTGTATGAAGGTCCTATTCATCTGACACCCATGATTAATGAGTCCACGATCGATTTTGAAAGCCTGAGAGATTTTCTCTTGGATGACTATGCATCAGCCGGTTTCTCTCTTGAGGACATTGATACTGGTGCTGTGATCATTACAGGCGAGAGTGCGCGACGAGAGAACGCTGAAGAGATAGTTCGCTCGTTGGCCGGTGAGGCTGGTAAGTTTGTTGCAGCCACTGCCGGGCCCAATTTCGAATCGGTTCTTGCAGCCTATGGTGCAGGTGTCGTTGAGAGATCTCGAACGTCTTGCAAAGTGATCATGAATGTGGATATCGGTGGAGGCTCTGCGAACATTGCGATCTGTAGTGATGGCCATGTGATAGACACCGCTGCGATCAATGTAGGTGGCCGGCTCTTAGCGCATGATGGCTCTGGGACTATCGTTCGTTTAGAGAATGCCTGTCGATCGACCGCTAAGACACTTGGTCTGAATCTGGCCAAGGGCGAGCATATAGATTCTGATCATCTCGAAAAAATAGCTGGGGCTCTTGCGGATGCACTTATGGAATTCATGACTGGGCAGGTGTCAACAGACCTCACTCGTGTACTCATGATGACACCACCACTTCGTTACAGTGACAAGGTTGATGAAGTCACTTTTTCTGGAGGCGTGGCCGAATTCATCTATGACCGTGAGACTAGGGACTTCAATGATCTCGGCCGATTTCTCGCAAGAGCAATCTTGGATCGGATGAACTCAGCAGGGCTCCATCTAGCAGTACCTAACCATCTGATCCGTGCAACAGTCATTGGTGCGGGTCAGAGCAGTCTACATGTTAGTGGCTCAACCACATTTCTGTCTCCGGGAATAGATCTCCCCATCCGGAACATTCCCGTTGTCGAACCACATCTGGTCATAGAGGAGTCGGTTGCGACCAGTGTGCGAAGATCGGTTCAAGAGGCCCTAAAACGATTTAATCTACATGAGGGCGAAGACGAGTTTATTCTGACGTTCAATGGCGCAGTGAAGCCTTCGTACACGTTCCTTGCTGATTTTGGAAAAGGGCTGGTCGAGGCACTTCCAAACACGATTCGGCAGAAGCGTCCCATATTATTATGTTTTAATGAGGATGTGGGGAATAGTGTCGGAAACGTGATGAAGCGTGAGACCAAGATCGACAGTGATGTTCTCTCCATTGACGAGTTGCATCTTCACGAAGGAGATTTTGTTGACATTGGCAAGCCCGTTGTAGAAGGTGTTGTCATTCCGGTCATAGTAAAGACTCTGGTCTTTGGGGATGCCTCTGCAAAATCATGATGCTCATACAATGATGTTTTGAAGCAAGTTCTGATACTTTGCCTCACATGATTTTCGTGCGTTGCGAAGTAGATTCTCAGCGGTTTCCGAGCTAATCAGTTCTGACAAGTTATTTGAGACCTCTTGAACCATATACTCGATTGCATCAGTGATCCCGTCGATATCATTTGGTGTGAGACCGGGGACTCGGGGATAGATGATATGATTGTCACTGGTCAGCTTCAAGAAGGCAATCCACGGGAATTGGGAAATGCCTTCTTTGACAATGCTGTCGAATAGGGAGGCTGCATTATCATTCCCAATATGTTCACTGATGGTCTTGAAGAAATGCGAACCGATGCATTCTGCAATTAATGCGAATCGTTCTTCTACAGATATCCGTTGTAGGAGTCCCTTGTTAAGAAGATAACCAAGCTCTAATAGAATGCTCTCGTCCCCTTGAATCCCAAGTTCACGTATTAGTTGGATTAGGGGGATACGACCATCCAAGGCCCCTACCACACGAAGTGTATTGTACGATATTCCTGTTGGATTTGACGGATTGAAGATGACCGTGAGCGCCTCAGCAGAGGGCATGAGCACATCATAATCACTGGGGACATGAAGCAGGGAGATGGCCCCTCCCCAATATGCTTGCGATACTATTTCGATGGTTTCATCCAAATCAATCCCCTGATTGACTGCCGCTTCGGCTACCGACTGCCAATCAACCGCATTTTCTAAAAACTTGACGATCTTAAATTTAATACTGGGCAGGGTGGGCCGGAATGCGCTTGGATCCTCGGTCACCTTGTAAATAAGAGTCCGTTCTGAGATTCGGTCTGCGGTGAACACACGACGCACGAAATTATCAAACTCGGCAAAGAGAGAGCCCTCTAGCTCTGCGGCATCCCGAAGAAATTGGAAGGTTTCCTCGAACTCGGCGACCACTTTTTTGAGTTTACTTCGGGTCTCAATAGTGTCGCGTGCTACTGAGATCACTCCCGAGGCCCACGTCCCATTCTCCACGATCATTGTCGAATCAGGCCCGTAGACGGTCTTCCATTGAGGGGCCTGTTGTCCTGTCATCTCACTCATGTAATTACTCAGGGCGGATATGAACCCCGACATGATCTGTGAATCTCTTCGTGAGGGTATGAATTCATGAGTGTATGGTGCAAGACCAATCTCTCTGTTGAGGATGAACAAAATTCTTTCATTTACAAGGGTCTCGTAAGCATCAATCTCTTTGAATTTCTCAAGTAGACCCAATGGACTGTCTTCGGACATTACTTTATTCCCCTGTCAAATACTTGCCATATGCTATTGGTCGCGGTCTAGTCTGTTCTCTGTCCCCTTAGAGATCAGTCGCAGCAACGAACCCCTTTACTTTGGTCTATATGATTGTTTTCCCGATTATGGCTCTGTGTGAAAAGTCGGTAACAGAGTGCGTATGAGGCGAATGAACACTAGGTTATGTCCGGATCCAAGAGCCTTCAGGAACCATTCTGACTTGAACGATCTATGTCTGTGGACTTTTCACACAGCTCCCCCGATTAGTATATTTCTTGTTGCCAGTGACAATATGTATTTTATTCAAACTTGGCACTGTGGTCCTGAGCGAGTTCATTATGGATCAATCAATTTTGACTGCAACATTTCTTCGCAGGCCAAACCGATTCCTTGGAGTGGTGGAACTTGATGGCGTGGAGACCTATGCGTACATTCCTAATCCTGGACGAATGAACGAGCTCATGATCCATGGCAGAACAGTCTATCTCCGGCCTGTAGATGATGAAACGCGGAAGACATCTTATGATATGTTGGCTATTGATCATAATGGTCTACTGGTTTCACTTGATGCCAATCTTCCGAACCGTTTTATTAAGCGAATGCTTCAGCAGCACGCTCTCCCACAATTCCATGATTATGATCGGGTCATTCCTGAACCTCCACTCTACGGCGGACGAGCTGATTTCAGGCTTGAAGGTAATGGTCTCACGACGATGATAGAGGTCAAATCGTGTACACTTGTGGAAGATCGCATCGCCATGTTTCCCGATGCAGTCACAGAACGTGGAGCTCGGCATATGCATCATCTTGCAAGAGCACTGAGAGAGGGATTAGTCGACAAGGCCTCCGTCATTTTCGTCATTCAGCGTCCTGACGCAGATGTTTTCACTCCTAATGAGCGAACTGATCCCAAGTTTGCAAGAGAGCTGGTTCTTGCACATCAAGGCGGTGTGAGCATATTTCCGCTTCTTACCGAACTTGATGAGTGGAAGTTGCGATTTATTAAAGAAATACCATTTTATTTTAATGATCCAGTAGATGGTGCACGATGACCTTTATCTTCTGGAGATCTGCCCAACAGGCCTCTTGTTTTTTCGTAAAGCGACATTTCATACTTTCTGTACTTGTTTCTTTTGTCTACCAACTGGAACCGATACTAATACTGATCCTTTTGGTGGGAGATAATACTGTGCTTTACATTGTACCATTGCCTCTTGTGCAAATGGTCATGCTACTTCTTTTGAAATTCGGTGTTTCTGGATCCGTTAAGACCGAGTCCGAATTTATTGAGCTTGGGATAGATAATATAATTATAACCGTGCCCACAGAAATATTCGTAGAAGTGTCGTTGAGGTATCGCTTATTATCTAAGATTAAAAAAATTCGAATCCAACGATATGGCCTTAGATGATAGATCCTAACGATAGGGGAATCTAAGATGCACAGAGCAATCAAGAACCGGAATAAGTAACAGACTCGCGAGCTAAATATTTTATATGACTTGGGAATGAGTCTTCGTAAAGCCTTCTAAGGATGGGAAATATAGTGAACTATGATATAGTCGAACCTTGAAGATAGATACTTGCTTTTATCGGTTTTTTAAATCCGGGATCTGTGTGAAAAGTCCACAGACATAGATCGTTCAAGTCAGAATGGATTCCGAAAAGTTTTGGATTCGATCGCAAAATGGTGTTCATACTTCTCATAATCACTATTTCACTGACTTTTCACACAGAGCCTTAAATCCGGAAAGCTGAAAAGCAATTTGAGTAATCAAGCGAGTGATTGACATGGGGGATATTCAGACG from Candidatus Thorarchaeota archaeon includes the following:
- a CDS encoding ethanolamine ammonia-lyase reactivating factor EutA, which translates into the protein MFVRTERKELTSVGVDIGTATFHIIFSKLLLEKSPTKRTEKFEITKREVVYEGPIHLTPMINESTIDFESLRDFLLDDYASAGFSLEDIDTGAVIITGESARRENAEEIVRSLAGEAGKFVAATAGPNFESVLAAYGAGVVERSRTSCKVIMNVDIGGGSANIAICSDGHVIDTAAINVGGRLLAHDGSGTIVRLENACRSTAKTLGLNLAKGEHIDSDHLEKIAGALADALMEFMTGQVSTDLTRVLMMTPPLRYSDKVDEVTFSGGVAEFIYDRETRDFNDLGRFLARAILDRMNSAGLHLAVPNHLIRATVIGAGQSSLHVSGSTTFLSPGIDLPIRNIPVVEPHLVIEESVATSVRRSVQEALKRFNLHEGEDEFILTFNGAVKPSYTFLADFGKGLVEALPNTIRQKRPILLCFNEDVGNSVGNVMKRETKIDSDVLSIDELHLHEGDFVDIGKPVVEGVVIPVIVKTLVFGDASAKS
- the sfsA gene encoding DNA/RNA nuclease SfsA encodes the protein MTICILFKLGTVVLSEFIMDQSILTATFLRRPNRFLGVVELDGVETYAYIPNPGRMNELMIHGRTVYLRPVDDETRKTSYDMLAIDHNGLLVSLDANLPNRFIKRMLQQHALPQFHDYDRVIPEPPLYGGRADFRLEGNGLTTMIEVKSCTLVEDRIAMFPDAVTERGARHMHHLARALREGLVDKASVIFVIQRPDADVFTPNERTDPKFARELVLAHQGGVSIFPLLTELDEWKLRFIKEIPFYFNDPVDGAR